Below is a genomic region from Flexivirga aerilata.
TTTGCGTGGCGCGCCCGCATCCGGTCCAATCCGACCATCCATCTCATCTACCGCATCGGGGTGGCGGTGCTCGGGCTGGTCATCGTGGTCGTCGGCATCGTGCTCCTGCCGCTGCCCGGCCCCGGCTGGGTGATCATCTTCATCGGCATCGGGGTGTGGGCGACCGAGTTTGACTGGGCGAGCTCGCTGCTGCGCTTCGCCAAGGAGAAGGTGCAGCTGTGGACGCAGTGGATGGGCCGGCAGAACTGGTTCGTCCGTGCCCTCGTCGGCCTCGGCATCGTCCTGCTGGTGGCGGCCTGTTTCTGGCTGGTCTTCCTGGTCAGCGGCGTCCCCGGCTTCCTGCCACAGCAGGTGAAAGACCTGCTCGCGCAGCTGCCCGGACTCGATTAGGTGACCGTCCCCGCGGTCGGCTAAGGTTGGCTCCCGCAGCACGGATGTGTAGCTC
It encodes:
- a CDS encoding TIGR02611 family protein, which encodes MPEHVEQKEETVVEDRFAWRARIRSNPTIHLIYRIGVAVLGLVIVVVGIVLLPLPGPGWVIIFIGIGVWATEFDWASSLLRFAKEKVQLWTQWMGRQNWFVRALVGLGIVLLVAACFWLVFLVSGVPGFLPQQVKDLLAQLPGLD